GCACAACAGGGGGCATTTTTGCGTCTATGGAAGATATTAATGCCGTCTGGCTCTACTATACTTTGCTGCGACACTGCATAGCACACAGCGCGGGAATATGGGATCAGAAATTTCATGACAGCATGAAAAATAACACGGATAGCCGCCTGAAAAATGTCGAAAAAAGGCTCGCTATGCATCCCATTTACACGGGTACATATGACATTGATGATAATCCTTTTTTCAGAAATTATAAGGTCGGTAGTGTAATCGAAATTTCAGAGACACAGCTAAATTTCTTCCGCAACACTGTGCTGAGAGTCATAGAAGGATTAGAGAAACTCGGAAGGCAAGCCCCCCGGCCATGTGTTAAGCAGGGGGGATAAATGATTATCCGCTGAAACAGCCGGGGCATTTTCTCACAGTATTATGCTGATTCTGTTCACGCTGTCGGAATAATTATGCGCGATATTTTTCGCTATCTTCCTGAGCATGGCCACGCCCAAATGAATATCATCGTCATCATCTGCACGGAATGGGTCAAATTCTTTCCCCGTGTACGCAAAATCAATCGCCGTAGAGCCGTCAGCCTCAGAATATGATATGCCCAAGTCAATATTCACGCTCTGCCCGTCAGCAAAGCACCCGGAAATTATCTCGTACACAAGCTCCTCACAGCACAATTCAAGCCTGTACGCAAGCCCCGCAGCAAGTCCGTATTTTTCGCTGAAACCGTGTATCCTCCCCTGCATTTCGAGAAGGTCAAAATCTTTCTGCCGTATCTCGTAGCTAAGGTACTTCAGTTTGCGGATGAATGCCACTGTCTTTTCACGCTTTGGACTGTCGAATATCTCCGCCGGAGTACCCTGCTCATATATTCCCCTGTCAGCAAAGAAAAGCACCCTGTCGGCAACTTCACGCGCAAAATTCATCTCATGCGTAACAATAAGCATCGTCATGTTATGTTTCGTCAGCATACGAATCATCGCAAGCACTTCCCCTACCATCGTGGGATCAAGCGCGCTCGTAGGCTCATCGAACAATAACACTTTCGGCTTCATCATGAGGGAGCGGCATATTGCTATTCTCTGCTGCTGGCCGCCGGACAAATGCGCTGGCATTGAGTGAGCTTTTGACGTGAGTCCGACTTTCGACAGCCATTCATGCGCGAGGGACTCGGCCTCTTTCCGGGACATTCCCGCGAGCCTTACGGGGGCGAGGCACAAATTATCCATCACGTTCATGTGCGAGAACAGATAAAATTTCTGGTACACCATTCCCATTTTCCGCCGTATCCTGTTCACGTCAGCACCCCGGGCTGTGATTTCCTCGCCGTCAATGAATATCTGCCCGCTGTCGGGTTTTTCGAGAAGCTCAAGCGAACGCAGAAAGACGCTTTTCCCGCACCCTGAGCCGCCGATTATGGCGATTCTTTCTCCCTCGTCAACAGTAAGATTCACATCATGAAGGACGCTGAGACTCCCGAATGACTTGCAGAGATTCTTAACTTCTATAAGGCTCATGATAACTGCTCCCTTCTGTTCTGGAAATAGTCAGACAGCGCGAATATCCCGTGAACGATATACGCCAGCGCAAGATATATCAGCATTCCGATTATGATTGTGATCATCGGCTGCATTGTCCGGGAAGCTATGTTGTTGATTACCCGCGTTA
This region of Synergistaceae bacterium genomic DNA includes:
- a CDS encoding amino acid ABC transporter ATP-binding protein, producing MSLIEVKNLCKSFGSLSVLHDVNLTVDEGERIAIIGGSGCGKSVFLRSLELLEKPDSGQIFIDGEEITARGADVNRIRRKMGMVYQKFYLFSHMNVMDNLCLAPVRLAGMSRKEAESLAHEWLSKVGLTSKAHSMPAHLSGGQQQRIAICRSLMMKPKVLLFDEPTSALDPTMVGEVLAMIRMLTKHNMTMLIVTHEMNFAREVADRVLFFADRGIYEQGTPAEIFDSPKREKTVAFIRKLKYLSYEIRQKDFDLLEMQGRIHGFSEKYGLAAGLAYRLELCCEELVYEIISGCFADGQSVNIDLGISYSEADGSTAIDFAYTGKEFDPFRADDDDDIHLGVAMLRKIAKNIAHNYSDSVNRISIIL